One Fibrobacter sp. UBA4297 genomic region harbors:
- a CDS encoding SpoIIE family protein phosphatase — protein MKFNVHSLAFKQTLLILLGITVIFGTLLLTLQRLVNTRMSELIMARGQEISEKHVSLIDNIFDGSASIVKGIVDKIEQGEISQADMGDFLPAAYRNAHDKVAITSALVVAYEPENGKEFIRITGDGLNGKVLNGSGYQSMSWYVEAKAKGKGIWCEPFISNYVDKPVAVYAMPFYETLPDGSKKFKGVVCLDILLSFLRDAVASIQIENSGYAFILSAENKIVAHPRDDWIFKETLYSLAKGRDANLSDFEKAVRELHSGILLGKTFKGESACIYFSHMKVDGWVFGIVWPADEFFEKRRKMTSILGMLSLLGYALMFGLVLVISSRVSRPLKELASVAKRLGQGDFEVEIPQVKGKDEIAEFAEAFGHMRDSLKENIEKQKGVERVQNELEMARKIQLGLLAKNDDDDGVKDNRHKLYPFILPAKEVGGDFYDFVKVDENRLAFLIADVSGKGIPAALLMMSSRSMLKSVVLAGSSVEDTFNVVNDRLAFRNYLNMFVTVWMGILDLRTGEVEFACAGHNPPVICHDDGTVEFAKSRPGLVLAAMEGTRYKRQTLKLEPGDTIFLYTDGVTEATNANEELFGDDRLLQTLREACGMEPAEICPFVKSKIDAFVGDAPQFDDITMLALKFVGKT, from the coding sequence ATGAAGTTCAATGTTCACAGCCTTGCGTTTAAGCAGACTCTTTTGATACTGCTCGGTATCACGGTGATCTTTGGTACACTGCTGCTTACGCTCCAGCGGCTCGTCAATACACGCATGTCCGAACTGATTATGGCCCGCGGTCAGGAAATCAGCGAAAAGCATGTTTCCCTTATTGACAATATTTTTGACGGTAGTGCTTCCATTGTAAAGGGCATCGTGGATAAAATTGAACAGGGCGAAATTTCTCAAGCGGACATGGGCGATTTCTTGCCTGCCGCGTACCGGAACGCTCATGACAAAGTGGCGATAACATCTGCGTTGGTCGTGGCTTACGAACCCGAAAATGGAAAGGAGTTTATACGGATTACAGGCGACGGGCTGAATGGAAAAGTTCTCAACGGGTCGGGGTACCAGTCGATGTCCTGGTATGTCGAAGCCAAGGCGAAAGGCAAGGGAATTTGGTGCGAACCGTTTATCAGCAATTACGTCGATAAGCCTGTTGCGGTTTATGCCATGCCTTTCTACGAAACTCTCCCCGATGGCAGTAAAAAATTCAAGGGCGTTGTCTGCCTTGACATTTTGCTTTCTTTTTTGCGAGATGCAGTGGCATCAATCCAGATTGAAAATTCTGGTTATGCGTTTATTTTGTCTGCTGAAAATAAAATTGTGGCGCATCCGCGTGACGACTGGATTTTCAAGGAAACGCTCTATTCGCTCGCGAAAGGTCGTGACGCGAATTTGTCTGATTTCGAAAAGGCCGTCCGTGAACTCCATAGCGGTATTTTGCTTGGAAAAACATTTAAAGGCGAGAGCGCTTGCATTTACTTTTCGCACATGAAGGTGGATGGCTGGGTGTTCGGCATTGTTTGGCCCGCTGATGAATTTTTTGAAAAACGCCGCAAGATGACTTCGATTTTGGGCATGCTCAGCTTGTTGGGGTACGCTTTGATGTTCGGGCTTGTGCTCGTGATTTCGAGCCGCGTTTCCCGTCCGCTCAAGGAACTGGCAAGCGTGGCGAAGCGATTGGGCCAAGGCGATTTTGAAGTCGAAATTCCGCAAGTCAAGGGCAAGGACGAAATTGCGGAGTTCGCCGAAGCGTTTGGGCACATGCGCGATTCGCTCAAAGAGAATATCGAAAAGCAAAAAGGTGTGGAGCGTGTACAGAACGAACTGGAAATGGCGCGTAAAATCCAGCTCGGCTTGCTGGCGAAAAACGATGACGACGACGGCGTGAAGGACAATCGCCATAAGCTTTATCCGTTCATCTTGCCTGCGAAAGAAGTGGGTGGCGACTTTTACGACTTTGTGAAGGTGGATGAAAACCGCCTCGCGTTCCTGATTGCCGATGTCTCGGGCAAGGGGATTCCGGCGGCTCTTTTGATGATGTCTTCGCGCTCGATGCTCAAGAGCGTGGTGCTTGCTGGGAGTTCCGTGGAAGATACGTTCAACGTGGTGAATGACCGCCTCGCGTTCCGCAACTACTTGAACATGTTTGTTACGGTCTGGATGGGCATTCTCGACTTGCGGACGGGTGAAGTGGAATTCGCTTGCGCGGGGCATAATCCGCCGGTGATTTGCCATGATGACGGAACGGTCGAATTTGCAAAGAGCAGGCCCGGGCTTGTGCTTGCCGCAATGGAGGGGACTCGGTACAAACGCCAGACGCTCAAGCTTGAGCCTGGCGATACGATATTCCTTTATACGGACGGCGTGACCGAAGCGACCAATGCGAACGAGGAACTTTTTGGCGACGACCGCCTTTTGCAGACGCTCCGCGAAGCTTGCGGCATGGAACCTGCCGAAATTTGCCCGTTCGTGAAATCGAAAATAGACGCGTTCGTGGGCGACGCCCCGCAGTTCGACGATATCACGATGCTTGCACTCAAGTTCGTGGGTAAGACTTAA